From Gopherus evgoodei ecotype Sinaloan lineage chromosome 15, rGopEvg1_v1.p, whole genome shotgun sequence, one genomic window encodes:
- the TEN1 gene encoding CST complex subunit TEN1, protein MLPSPAVYYFPWEINSGSVADGETLRTFGRLHCYDMVQYEAILTALHSSVQHQVCVCTKFVEPFQAQLGSLYVALGEIEQRDGERPVLKARVLMCVEGMNLPLLEQAIQEQRRYFQERQGQVESSAS, encoded by the exons aTGCTGCCCAGTCCTGCTGTTTATTATTTTCCTTGGGAGATTAACTCTGGATCAGTTGCCGATGGGGAGACACTGCGAACATTTGGCAG GTTACACTGTTATGACATGGTCCAGTATGAAGCCATCCTGACAGCCCTGCACAGTTCAGTCCAGCACCAGGTCTGTGTTTGCACCAAATTTGTGGAACCATTCCAAGCCCAGCTTGGATCCCTATATGTGGCTCTGGGAGAGATTGAGCAGAGGGATG GCGAGAGGCCTGTGCTGAAGGCTCGGGTGCTGATGTGCGTGGAAGGGATGAATCTGCCCTTGCTGGAGCAGGCAATACAGGAGCAGCGGCGATATTTCCAAGAGAGACAGGGGCAGGTGGAGAGCAGTGCCTCCTAG